In the Balearica regulorum gibbericeps isolate bBalReg1 chromosome 3, bBalReg1.pri, whole genome shotgun sequence genome, CCCGCTGGTTTACAGTTTGAATAGTTTTCTAGCAGAAGATTGCCAAAGGCAGAAGTTTTCTAAATCTTGAAGCAAACAGCAAGTTAAACATTGAGACTGTAGACTGTAGACTGTGATATTTTCATGATAAAGACGcacttgaaacttttttttttttacatttgaaaactaGATATCCAAAGGTGCTAGTAAATGTAGTCTGCCAAAAGTTTTTATTAATGTCAGCATTACAGAATTTCATTAGCAGGACATTTAACATTAACACAGGACTACTGTGTTCATGAAACACTACTTGCTGTTTTAATAGAAATTCATTTGGAAGTAGCAAGGactttgttttgtaaatgtaTGCACCTCAGGTTTCTCTAAGGTTTTGAGTAATTAAACTGGTTTGTGATTACATATTGCTGTTGTATGCATTCATTTTCAAcagataaacttttttttttcaaccagtgttgttatgaaaaaaaaaaaatgttttcccagtAAATATTAACATATCTGTATGTTTCTCTTGCAGGTAGTTCTGGACATGCTTAACCCTCAGTCTGCTCTGCCTGTTGTACACCCAAGTCTGAAACAGGGTGGTGTGTGCGCTGTGTATTTAGCAAAGTAAGTACTTCTGGCAGTTACACATTTATTCAGGcatcacctgaaaaaaacaaacatcttttaaaatatacatccagcattaatgaaatgtttaataacaattttttttttttccccatgtaaCTTTTTTCAGGGAGTTGCACTCAGTATAAATTATACTTGGCCAAATCCCTTGGCCTTTACTTTGGGAACAGTCTCTTTATGGTCAGTGAAGTTTTCACTTAATGACATCCTCAAATTAACTGTACTGTTTTCCCACTCAGTAGTCAGGTTGCTAGCTCCTTCACCCTCCAGTTGAAGGACTCGTGTAACCTCATGTAACAAAGGCAGGAGAACTAAGACTAACAGTGTGTGATTCGAGTTTTCAAAATACTACTTTatcctttgcatttcttcaaaaGCATCACACAGGTTATTGACCTTTTAGACAGAATACGGACCTGCAAGTTCCCTCTTTTGTGTGAAAGGATCACTGAGGTGACTCATAGAAATTGGTTGGTACTCCCTGCTAAAATCAAGAATTGCAAATCAAACAAAATGGTGGAAAGTcaagaaaatattgaagaacCACCTCAAAAGGAATATGGAGAAATCCACTTTCAGGATCAACTAGTTCTTAAAGAAAGTGAATACAATGGTAAGAACATTATTGCTGATGAAATACCCTGTTACTGCAATTTGATAATCCAAGGATATAACGAAGGCAAAGTTTGTAGGAAgaggcagtatttttttcttaggtcAGCTGAGATTGTTGTGAAGAACAGACAAGCTTCTAGGCAGCCTAGACCTTGTCAGgtttgaaaaaaagatattgttatttaaatatcttattgcaatttattttcttttttagtctAGGTTTTTAATCTGCAAATAAAGAATGACTGCCCTTCTACTgttttcaaacttttatttttaataaaattcagtCCTCTATACTTGGTCCTCTAAAGCAGCAACAGGACCTGATGGGCTTAAGAATTCCACAGAAGACACATTACCAGTGTGCTCTGTTTCATAATCCTGCTGTTCTGGCTAATCCAAAAAAAGATGCCTCATGCTAGTAGAGATTTGCAAAATCCATAGTAAAGCAAAGAGCTCTGAAGGTACTGATAGGTGACAACAGAGCACTTtagcagaagcaaaaagaaaattaaaatacatcaaggaaaaataatccatgTGCGTTGGCAACTCTAGTCTGCATGTGTCtgttaaacttttttaaaagaattaaaaaaaacttactTCTCACAGAATCACTTTCCGATGACACTGAAACATACTACTCGGTGCCTTACGTTGCTAGACCATCTTACTGGCAGGATGCTCATTCAGGTGAGACACTTGGGAAGTGTTTTTTATCTTAAATGTTTaggggtattttatttttgaaaataatattttttgtactAGCATTTGACATGTTGCTATATCATGAAATCACAAAACTTTTAATAATAAACTAATCATTGTATATTGAAATACTGAAGTAGTaacttgttctgttttttaattagcattCCTTACCAAGCTGAGAAAGTTTCAACCACTGCTTTCTTGATGCTGCTGAGATGTTAGCTGCTAATTTGAGTATtgtatcagaagaaaataaaatgttacacAGTAACTGCTACATTTTGCAAGTTGTGTGACTTTTCAGTAATGACTGCTTTGATTGCTACTGCATATAAAGTTTGAAATCCCACCTACtatttaaagggaaaagttTTAACAATCTTCAGGGGTGGTGGTATGATGCAGCACAGATTCTTCCGCAGAGCATAGTATCTGTTTCGGTCTCATTGGGTGTATTTCATTCTTCATTGCTTGTAAACCAATCCATGGATTTGTCTTGGTTCAAGGTGCTACCTTGTCTCCTTTTGCAGGATAGGCTCTGACAGTCTACcagaaataaggagaaaaacaaaatttagtaAGAAAATAATGGCTGAAAGTCTGCCCTTTGAAATGCAAGTGAAGCAGCTTCTGACTTCACTGCTACCAACTGGTGGCTATCAGTTTTGTTAAGAACAATGTTCTGAAAGCACAACggtaaaagaaactgaaatttattGAATTTGTTCTCTTGATAAAGCTGTGCTTCTGTGTTGTAGCCACCTGACTTCTGTATGTCAAGGAAGATTCAAACACCAAATTTTTCAAAGTTGAGGGATCCCTTGGGAATACAATTGTACTGAAGCTGTCAAAAGCACAATCCTTCTATACTAGTGAAAAATGCAGATATGGGTGAGAACATATGCAAGTTTAATACAGGGTTACAGTTCTTtatagctgtattttttaaagagtataTAAGAACTCTGCAGTGGCTAAGTACATGAAAGTATCTTTGCAGATCTGAGGCCTTGTACAACTCTCCCAGGAAGTCTCAGGTGTGTTCCACTCAAATTAAACAATGACTGTTTGCCCCATAACTGCTGTATGTTACAGAGGCTTCTCATACAAAGGCTCAGGACACTCCTTTGAGTAGATTAACGTGCAATTACATAAAGCCATTTTCACAATAAACTCTTGCACTGTTTTTGACATATATGccaatcttaaaaataaatcttgtatAAATTCTGTCAGCGACTGAGATGCActtaaaggaaaatgtgaattgTGATTTAATGTATATCCAAACTGATGACAGCAACTGAGCAGCCTGCCCTCTAAAAACAGTGCTCTCAGCAAGAGCACTTTAACTCACGTGACACACACTggtatttttactgtttcttctaGCCAAtcagaagtgtttaaaataagattCTCAATGTAATTTATAATGCAAGAATAGTAATAAATTCCTAAATAGACTGGAACACAACCCAAAATGTACCATAGTACGTGAAGGTAACTTGAAGATACTCAGAATATAAAGCAATTCCAGGAAGTCAAGAGACAAGATGTGAAATGAAACTATGGCAGTAAAAGCACAGTTCTGCCAAGGCAACTGCATTTGTAATAGGGATGTCTGCTCACACAGAGAGATTGTGTCATCTTGTACCAAGGACACAGTAGTCCCTACAGTCGTCTGAAAGGTACATATGGCCTCAGCTGCCTAAACTAATTGAAAATGATTTGCAATATTAAACCATACCTTGGGCATAATAAATAGGAGAGTCAACAAGCATTTTTTCAGTTGGAAAGGTGTCCTTCAAATTCTGAGATGGATGTGGTTCCATCATCTCCAAAGTGCCCAcagatgaggaggaagaagatgataATCCTAGTCGTACAAATCTTCCCTTCTTACCACAAAGCAAGCAGTCTGTAGGAGTAGCACTAGGTCCTCGGGGCAGCTGTACATCATCATCATTGTTGTACTTTCTCACAGCTCCACAGTGGTACTTAGAACGTTCTCGCTGCCATACATAATGTGTTGGAGCAATAGCCATCACCTATGGGAACAGCTGTTACATCAGAAACCATAACAATTAACAGGAAGACATACAGCTGAAAACAAGGGATCCAATTCACATATGGTAGAGAACTAACACTACAGAGCTGAAATGGGTATCATCTGTTATCTATCTGCTTCTGTCTCACTGGAAGGTTTGCCACCTTAGGTACGATGTGGAAACAATTTACAGCCTTGTATATTCATGTGAATCATCACAAATAGTTTATGCTTTGATGATGTCTTTTGCTAACTACTAAACATAAACTAGATGGATCTTCTGGTTCACAACGTCACTGAACTGATGACTGTTGGAAGCTGGGAGGGTATGCTGGGAAAAGCATTCTGCACTCCCttgttcttcctgcttttcccaTCAGCATCCAATCCTGTTGCCAAAGATGGGATTCTAGAGTAagtgagattttcttttccaccagCTGTAGTAAACATTATGTTCTTAGAAAGTGACAGGACTTTTCCAGGAAGATACATTCCACCTGAGAGGTGAAGAAtacctttttcccctcctaagATGTTTGAAAAATGTAGATTCTAACACTGCATTAATAGTAGAGAATGTTAAAAGTACGTCCttctgagtttttttttttaatgaagtgaaaAACCCTTACCTTAAAAAGTCAAttgaagttttattattttgaaggGCTTCAAATTTCACCTGAGGTGctggaatttttatttgaaggTTTTGCTTGTGTACAAACTTAACAatttataaacacacacaaaattatttctgaagtgaaTGAATTTAAACTGATGgtaaatttcaaataaaaaaatttgcattaagCAGAAAGATTCTAGTCAATAAAAACTTCCCTTTTAACAGTAGTACAATGTAAAATATTCTAATTTACCTTAAAAGAATGTACCTTtcaaagaatgtattttaaatgcagaagaaaaaaaaaatcatggggGATAAATGGACCATTACATTTTAgctgcatcttttctttcccatggcTTGTCTATGCACTTTAggtaagaaattatttgtatagAGGTAGATTGTTAGCTGGTATTATTTGTTGTAGTTTCCACATCTACCATATGAAAACCCTCCCTACCTCTTCACAGCAGCGTCTGCTTACAATAGCCCTGTAGCCAATTCTAGTCCAGAGGTGATCTCTTAACTTTAAGAAATCAGGGAAGAGCTTTCTCCAGGCTTTTCCCAAAGCCCATGGGAAAATGTCGTACTTCGAttcttcatcatcttcttcaACTGTATTTGCCAGATACCTTCaaacatatatatgtttgtgtTTGTGAATGTTATTCAATCTTAAATCACTGTATTAATATGATTTCTAACATTAAAAGACTTAATATTAAAAGtagttatttttcctaataccgTGAGAAAAACTGCTAACAAAATACAGCCTTCTCCCAACAGTATAGTATTTTCTTAATCAGCAAGTTCCGTGTGTATCCTTTGGGTAAATAAAAACTTAAGCTGTTATAAAAATTGCTTTACCCTAACATCTCCTAAGTGAGTATATACGCAAGAACTAACGTATCCCGACAGCCTTCTCCAAACTGGCAAGATATCCtgacagtaaaacaaaaagtttctgACTGATTCTTTAAGTAAAGCTTAAAACTATCTTACAAAATTataaactttgtattttctatGTTACGGATTTTAGCTATTTTTGGGAAATTATGTTGCTCACACTAAATTAGCAGCAAACAACTAAATACAGGTCTACCTTCAGGtataaatgaaaactttaaatgATGGGGTTTATGTCCatatttctcccttccttcacTATGTGCTACTTCTGTTTCTGGGTCATCTtagacaacaggaaaaaatatttacttcctCTGGATCCACCTGATAACTAAACTCCTGTAAATCATACCTGAAAAAATTACGACTTTTAAGTCTCCCCCTGCAATTTTCTGACTTGCTCCTAACCCCAATATACCCTCTAGTCCCAGTCTCACCAGCCCCTTTGTCCCTTTCTAATCCTCCCGCTCTTCTGGCCTGGCTTTTCTCCCTTTGATGTGGAGTCAGACAgcttcttcctccctgctgggTGGATGCTACCCAGAATACCATTTACAGGAGAAGAAACAGCCATCTTTCTCCCCGCACCAGTGTGCAAATCAGAGCAGCTGAGAAGCgctattacagaaaaaaattacatgagcACCGTAAcatgatgaaagaaaatgctgaatcaCTCTGTAAGGTATAGCCAAATACAGAGACATCATATAGGCTTGGTAAAGACAGATTCCTGATTGCACCTCTGTTTCAAAGCATAGACATTTTAGAACTGTTCAAAAAAGTTCTCCAAAATTCTCTAGCAATGTTTTTACAGTTGACTTAAATCATGTTGACAGAAACTGTAATAAAAAGTTACTCCCGAGGTGCATATCATGTACATTTCAGTACAAATGCCTTAAAGGCTggcaaagataaaaaataagGTCTTATAACAGGAAGTGTGAGCTACATATATGTTGCTATGTATTGTCCTGCATATGTTTCTTGAAATGCTTCAAAAGGTTAACAGATTTACAGTTTGGTGGGCAGAATGCAACGCTATGTATCACAACGCCAATGCAAACGTCCTCTCACTGCTGCTCAAGCTTGTTCCACACAGGTGGCCGTCAGAGGAAGAATGTTGAATTTGCGCTAAATATATATAGTATGTGGATTATGTTTCTGTACTTCATATAGAAGCCAAACAACTACAGACTCGTTAAAGAGGCATCATATATTGTAATTATCAGTGGCATaaacaaaggaataaaataatgcaaagttTATGCTAATAAAACTAGATAATTTAAAAGTACTTACAGAGCGACAAAGAAATTGATTCTGGTATGGTCATTTATTGTGAAGTTAGCCCTCTTGAAATAAACGAAAGTCATTGCCAAGagatactgttttaaaatgtaaaatgaaggaTCAATATATTATTTGAGTATATAatttcctaaaatgttttgcaCATTTATCTTGCACGAagatattttgataatttttatcAATGAGGAAAGCATAAATTGAGTTTCTTGAAGCTTCCATAtgaacacatttgaa is a window encoding:
- the SPDYA gene encoding speedy protein A — protein: MRHNLVCQTPPTVTVHVKSSASRSHQQKNLIRLKRPTFKDHEENCEKKVPSHKYKCPKGPCLVIQRQEMTAFFKLFDDDLIQDFLWMDCCCKIADKYLLAMTFVYFKRANFTINDHTRINFFVALYLANTVEEDDEESKYDIFPWALGKAWRKLFPDFLKLRDHLWTRIGYRAIVSRRCCEEVMAIAPTHYVWQRERSKYHCGAVRKYNNDDDVQLPRGPSATPTDCLLCGKKGRFVRLGLSSSSSSSVGTLEMMEPHPSQNLKDTFPTEKMLVDSPIYYAQDCQSLSCKRRQGSTLNQDKSMDWFTSNEE